Proteins co-encoded in one Cricetulus griseus strain 17A/GY chromosome 1 unlocalized genomic scaffold, alternate assembly CriGri-PICRH-1.0 chr1_1, whole genome shotgun sequence genomic window:
- the Shisa3 gene encoding protein shisa-3 homolog isoform X2 has product MGALLTLCFLVSLLRWGPASAQQPGEYCHGWVDAQGNYHEGFQCPEDFDTQDATICCGSCALRYCCAAADARLEQGGCTNDRGELEHPGITAQPVYVPFLIVGSIFIAFIILGSLVAIYCCTCLRPKEPSQQPIRFSLRSYQTETLPMILTSTSLRAPSRQSSTATSSSSTGGSVRRFSFARAEPGCLVPSSPPPYTTGHAIHLTQPSGFLVSPQYFAYPLQQEPPLPGKSCPDFSSS; this is encoded by the exons ATGGGGGCGCTGCTGACGCTGTGTTTCCTCGTAAGCTTGCTGCGCTGGGGCCCGGCGAGCGCGCAGCAACCTGGGGAGTACTGCCACGGCTGGGTGGACGCGCAGGGCAACTATCACGAGGGTTTCCAGTGCCCCGAGGACTTCGACACTCAGGACGCCACCATCTGCTGCGGCTCGTGCGCGCTGCGCTACTGCTGTGCTGCAGCCGACGCCAGGTTGGAGCAGGGCGGCTGCACCAACGACCGCGGAGAGCTGGAGCACCCCGGCATTACCGCGC AGCCTGTCTACGTCCCCTTCCTGATTGTCGGCTCCATCTTCATTGCCTTCATCATCTTGGGCTCTTTAGTGGCTATCTATTGTTGTACCTGTTTGAGACCCAAGGAGCCCTCACAGCAACCAATCCGCTTCTCACTCCGAAGCTATCAAACAGAGACCTTGCCCATGATCCTCACCTCCACCAGCCTCAGAGCTCCTTCCAGGCAGTCCAGCACAGCCACCAGCTCCAGCTCCACAGGAGGCTCTGTCCGAAGGTTCTCCTTTGCCAGGGCTGAGCCAGGCTGCCTGGTACCCTCATCACCCCCTCCTTATACCACTGGCCATGCCATACACCTAACCCAGCCATCTGGTTTCCTGGTGTCACCCCAGTATTTTGCCTACCCTCTCCAGCAGGAACCCCCATTACCTGGGAAGAGCTGTCCGGATTTCAGTTCCAGTTGA